A single region of the Labrus bergylta chromosome 10, fLabBer1.1, whole genome shotgun sequence genome encodes:
- the fbxo5 gene encoding F-box only protein 5, protein MKCPSYESPTRANKMERSSAAESKVLHLKASPVKEPVPIKPQCPPAGVTTVLFSLNTNTRAVHNKENSNSREHDRSLDEVLEDSGYLSLHNSQLGDRHGEEEDHIQDKPPALLSSVATRHEKTEKSPSKCVKNCSRLLAQVAASPPVDCQRRRAAAYSLSSTPKDNHKDPNLPILKFQRAVCEQLAKSYQRNKRYDWSIPSQVAEDYLLDRVTGGHMGLEFVDIFESLLSRNMRSILTNILASLSDMDLISCKKVSRTWRKIICEDTAAQRRCQAKQELGESRSSQRGCGLTRDVAVSRLVLSSMQTLASSSTPSSLSSSSSTLSGRVSRQTDSSQRGRTPNSQCTRFNDYVQAASSLKQHESLRSCKCCGSPSTYSSEAKRAKCTRLSCQFDFCTLCQQAFHGSTPCRVVLPRAHFTSSKTNQIIPGSARSKRNVRRL, encoded by the exons ATGAAATGTCCCAGCTATGAAAGCCCCACCAGAGCAAACAAAATGGAGAGAAGCTCTGCTGCAGAGTCTAAGGTACTGCACCTTAAAGCGTCCCCTGTGAAAGAGCCCGTCCCCATCAAACCTCAGTGCCCACCTGCAGGAGTGACCACAGTGTTGTTCTCTCTCAACACCAACACAAGAGCGGTCCACAACAAGGAGAACAGCAACAGCAGGGAACATGACAGGTCTCTCGATGAAGTGTTGGAAGACAGTGGCTACCTGTCTCTGCACAACAGTCAGCTTGGTGATCGTCATGGGGAGGAAGAGGACCACATCCAGGACAAACCCCCGGCATTGCTGTCTTCTGTTGCCACACGCCACGAGAAGACTGAGAAATCCCCCTCCAAATGTGTAAAGAACTGTAGCAGACTCCTGGCTCAGGTGGCAGCGTCCCCTCCTGTAGAttgtcagagaagaagagctgcAGCATATTCGCTGTCATCCACCCCAAAAGACAATCACAAGGACCCTAATCTGCCTATTCTGAAGTTCCAGCGTGCTGTGTGTGAACAGCTTGCCAAGAGCTATCAGAGGAACAAGAG GTATGACTGGAGCATCCCCTCACAAGTAGCAGAGGATTATCTTTTGGATCGAGTGACGGGAGGTCACATGGGCCTGGAGTTCGTAGATATTTTTGAATCACTGCTTTCCAGGAACATGAGAAGCATATTGACCAACATTCTTGCCTCGCTGAGTGACATGGACCTTATAAG CTGTAAGAAGGTGAGCAGGACATGGAGGAAGATCATCTGTGAGGACACAGCAGCTCAGAGAAGGTGTCAAGCCAAGCAGGAACTCGGG GAGTCACGGAGCTCTCAGAGAGGTTGCGGTCTCACCAGAGATGTAGCCGTGTCCAGGTTGGTGCTGTCCAGCATGCAGACCCTGGCCTCATCAAGCACTCCGTCTTCAttgtcttcttcttcgtctACACTGAGCGGCAGAGTCAGCAGGCAGACAGATTCCTCTCAGAGGGGCAGAACACCCAACTCCCAGTGTACACGCTTTAATGACTATGTGCAG GCCGCCAGCAGCCTGAAGCAGCATGAGTCTCTTCGTTCCTGCAAGTGCTGTGGCTCACCATCGACATACTCGTCCGAGGCTAAGAGGGCCAAATGCACACGCCTCAGCTGTCAGTTTGACTTCTGCACCCTCTGCCAGCAGGCCTTCCATGGCTCCACGCCCTGCAGAGTGGTGCTGCCCAGAGCCCACTTCACGTCCTCCAAGACCAACCAGATCATACCGGGAAGTGCTCGCAGCAAAAGGAACGTTCGGCGCCTGTAA
- the mtrf1l gene encoding peptide chain release factor 1-like, mitochondrial: MAYRRVVNLLPRGKESVFSLWKPRQLKVPCFIIQEHTINHVGRTVRTFHAGTTLMVAKLLSVEELFAKRSLQDYLKKTEVDYNECLREFNKGVTDQQCSQDELRTKRAKVSLLAPLIQSVRELDAKQKELVETETLLTEEDPALRELAELERESCLQDIQDLNQKILDLLIPEEEEDLSDLVLEVKAGVGGQEAMLFTSEVLEMYHGYAHHNGWSFDILEHMTSELGGLRHASVSISGPQSYKRMKFEAGVHRVQRVPKTEKQGRMHTSTMTVAVLPQPTEISFTINPKDLRIDTMRASGAGGQHVNTTDSAVRIVHLPTGVVAECQQERSQLKNKEKAMKALRAKLYSIKHEEETSKRYNQRKVQIGTRGRSEKIRTYNFAQDRITDHRIGMTVHDIKSFLLGENLLDEMNSSLQEFSNQEILMELLGENNQGKS, encoded by the exons ATGGCTTACAGAAGAGTTGTTAACCTTCTTCCAAGAGGAAAGGAGAGTGTCTTTAGTCTGTGGAAACCTCGTCAACTAAAAGTGCCATGTTTCATCATCCAAGAACACACCATTAATCACGTTGGCAGAACTGTAAGAACTTTTCACGCTGGCACAACGTTGATGGTAGCCAAGCTTCTGTCTGTAGAGGAGCTTTTTGCCAAGAGGTCTCTACAGGATTACTTGAAGAAGACGGAGGTGGATTACAATGAATGCTTGAGAGAATTCAACAAAGGGGTGACAGACCAACAGTGCAGTCAGGATGAACTGAGGACCAAGAGGGCCAAAGTGTCCCTTTTGGCTCCTCTGATACAGAGCGTCAGAGAGCTGGACGCCAAACAAAAAGAGTTGGTTGAGACCGAGACGTTACTGACCG AGGAAGATCCAGCCCTGAGAGAACTGGCAGAGCTGGAAAGAGAAAGCTGTCTGCAAGATATTCAAGATCTAAATCAAAAG ATCCTGGATCTGTTGATacctgaggaagaggaagatctGAGCGACCTCGTGCTAGAGGTTAAAGCCGGAGTCGGGGGTCAGGAGGCCATGCTATTCACATCAGAG GTGCTTGAAATGTACCATGGCTACGCTCACCACAACGGCTGGTCCTTTGACATCTTGGAGCACATGACAAGTGAACTAG GTGGACTTCGTCATGCCTCAGTCAGCATCAGCGGTCCTCAGAGCTACAAGAGGATGAAGTTTGAGGCTGGAGTCCATCGTGTTCAGCGGGTCCCCAAGACTGAAAAACAGGGTCGAATGCACACCAGCACCATGACCGTGGCTGTGTTGCCCCAACCCACCGAG ATCTCTTTCACGATAAATCCAAAGGACCTGAGGATAGACACAATGAGAGCAAGTGGAGCCGGAGGTCAACATGTGAACACCACAGACAGTGCAGTCAGAATAGTCCACTTACCAACAG GCGTGGTCGCAGAGTGCCAGCAGGAACGCTCGCAGCTGAAGAACAAGGAGAAAGCAATGAAGGCTCTGAGAGCAAAACTGTACAGCATAAAGCATGAGGAGGAGACCAGCAAACGCTACAACCAGCGTAAAGTACAG ATTGGCACTAGGGGCAGATCAGAGAAGATTCGAACCTACAACTTTGCCCAGGACCGTATAACAGACCACCGCATCGGCATGACGGTGCATGACATCAAGAGCTTCCTGCTGGGAGAGAATCTGCTGGACGAGATGAACTCCTCACTACAAGAGTTCTCCAACCAGGAGATACTCATGGAACTGCTGGGAGAAAACAACCAGGGAAAGTCATGA